The genomic window CGAACCGGCGCGCATCACGCCTGCCTTCGGCAAGATCTGGCCGCCCACCCTGCCGCAGATCGGCAGTGTAGAAATTCTGTTCGATGCTGGTTATGCCGATGCCACCAAGGTACCGGATGGCATCAAGCGCTGGATGCTGCTGCGTGTCGGCAGCCTGTACCAGCACCGCGAGGAAATGAGCGTGTTGCCTGCCGGACGTATCGATCCGCTGCCGTTCGTGGACAGCCTGCTCGACCCATACCGGGTGGTGACCTTGCTATGAGCGTGCGTGTCTCGGCAGGACGTCTGGATCGTCGCATCACGCTCCAGCAAAAAACCATCACGCGCGGCAATCTGGGTGGTCATCAGGAAGTGTGGACGGATATTGCAACCGTGTGGGCGGAAGTGCGCGAGCTGTCCGGTCGGGAAATCTTCAATGCCAAGGCGGTCGGTAGTTCCGCCACCCGCATGATCACCTTGCGCCACCGAGCTGACGTGCATGCGGATCAGCGCGTGGTTTTTTCAGATGGGCGCATTGCGCGTATCGAATGGCTGCGCCGCACCGAGCGCCACGAATATCTCGAACTATATTGCCTCGACCTCGATGACTGATTTCAAGATTAACGGACTCGCCGAACTGCAGAAGCTGCTCGACGAACTGCCTGCGCGTATCGAAGCAAATGTCGTGCGCGGTGGTGTACGTGCCGGAGCACGGGTGATAGCCGATGAGGCCAAACGTCTCTGCCCCATCGGCGGTGTAGAAAACAGTACCCGCGCAGGCGAGCAACCCGGCGCATTGCGTGATTCGATCCGGGTATCGGCCAAGTCACAGCGAGGCCGTGTCACCGCCACCATCAAGGCCGGTGGCAAAAACGGTGTGTTTTATGCAGGCATGGTCGAGTACGGCACAGCCCGTCACCTGATCAAGCCGAAGAATCGCAAAAGCCTGCTCCTTGCCGGTGTCGCGCGCGAAACGGTCCAGCATCCCGGTGCCAAAAAGAAACCCTTCATGCGTCCGGCACTGGATGGCAAGGCTGCCGATGCGGTGGAAACCATGGCCGATTACGCGCGTACTCGCCTGCCGCTCGAAATCGAGAAGATGAAATGAAATCCGAAACCGTCATCAAGTCATTGCTGGATGTATCAGTTGATCTCACTGCACTGGTTGGCACGCGCATCTATCTGGATACCCGGCCCGAGGCGGACTTACTGCCTGCCGTGGTGTTCGAACTGATCAGTGATCGACCGGACACGCCCGCCTTTCCCGGCACGAATAGCGAGATGTGCACGGCGCGCATGCAGGTGAACTGTCTGGCACGAACGGCAGAATCGGCTGTTGCCCTACGCGAGGCTGTCAAAGCTGCCTGCCATCTGCATTACGGCGTGATCAATGGCATCGCGGTCACCGCCTGTTTGCAGGACCAGTGCGGTGCCGACAGTTACGACGCACTGGTGGACATCTACACCAAGCCGGTCGATTTCATTTTGCGCTACCTGCGCTAACTTCAAAAGGAATACCCCATGGCCAAAACCGACCCTGCCACACCCGTGGCAGCCATCGACGCGTCTGCAGTCATCGAGGTCTGGTTCACCGATCTGCTGGCAAGCCTGCCTGCACTTCGCGAAACCGACACCTACAACCCGCTACGGGCGGCACTCGACGACCTCAAGGTGCGATTGCAACCCGCAGCACCTGTCCCACCCACCCTTTAATCTCAGGAGACAACCACCATGAGTCTGACCTTTGGTAGCGGATTTCTGTACGGCATCAATGCCGCCGCGAACTCGACGCCGATCAAACTCGGCAAATTGCAGGATGTGTCGTTCGACTTCTCGTTCACGCTGAAGGAGCTGCGCGGACAGAGCCAGTTTCCGCTGGATGTGCGACGCGGTTCCGGCAAGCTGACCGGCAAGGCAAAATTCGCCGAACTGAACGGGCGCGCGCTGAACGACCTGTTCTTTAGCGGCACCTCGGCGACCGGTCTGCTGCTCTCGGCAGTGAACGAAGTCGGTACGGTCACCACCGCCACGGTGACGGTTGCCAATGCCGCCACTTTCGATACCGATCTGGGCGTAGTGTATGGCGCAACGGGCCTGCCGCTGACCAAGGTAGCGAGTGCACCGGCTGCCGGTCAGTACAGCGTGTCGGTCACCGGCGTGTATACCTTCAACACCGCCGACAATACCAAGCAGGTGCTGATCGACTATCTGTACAACGCCACCACCGGCGGCAGCAAGATCACGCTGGGCAATGCGTTGATGGGCAACACGCCAACCTTCATGGGCGTGTTCAGCGCACAGGTCGGCGGCAAGACCAACACTCTGAAACTCAACTCCTGCACCTCGTCGAAACTGGCGCTGGCAACCAAGTTGGAAGACTACGCCATCCCCGAAATGGACTTCGAGGCGATGGCCGATGCAACCGGCTCTCTTGGCATCTTCTCTGTGGCGGACTAATCATGATCAACGGTAAAACAATCACCCTCTCGGGGCGCGAGTTTATCGCCCCACCGGTCAACTGGGCCACCTTCAAACAGTTCAAGGCGGAATTTGCCGAAATCCAGAAGGGAACGTGGGTGCCGGACTTCGATGTCATGGGTACCATCATCCTGCAGGCGTTGCAGCGCAACTACCCTGAACTGACCGAAGCGGAACTGGGCACGCTGCTCGACATCGGCAACATGGGACAAGCGTTCTCGGCGGTAATGAATGCCAGCGGTTTTGAGGATCGCGCGCCGGGGGAGGTTCACGCGGCGAGCTCATCGACTGGGACGAACTGACTGCGCACATTGCCATGAGTACCGGTTGGTCGTGGGACACCATCGATCGGGAAATGGATTTGATGCGGCTTGCCGCGCTGAATCATTACTGGGACAGGCATCCCCCGCTACACCTGATGGTGCAAAGCTATCTCGGTATCAAACCGGTGTCGCGTAGTTCAGCTTCATGGCAACGGGAAGCGGACAACACAGAGCGGGATGTTCAGGAATTTGCCGAGATGTTTACAGCGGCAGGCGGACTTAGCGCTTGAGATCGCGGTAAAAATTCTCGTGAGAACCTATGGCTTCCAGATAAACCAACTGGACACCTTCGTCGAGTGTGTAGCCCAGCAGATAGAGCTGTCCTTGACTACGAAATTTGTAGACTAACAACTCAGCGAGATCACCTTTTTTACGCTCGCCGATGGAAGGTTTCTCAGCAACTAGTTCGACTGCATTATCGACATCTGCCGCGACGTTATCGTGCAGTTTCTTGTACTGACGGGCAAAGCGCCGCGTCTGTTCAACGGTGTAACTCATGCACGGCGACTGCGTGGCACGAACGGTGTTGCCTGATCGCGTGGCTCACGCATTGAGGCCAAAGCTTCCGCCACAAAACTAACTGGCAAATCCGGATTGTCGAGTGATGCACGACCAACCATGGCCCAATACTCAATCTGTCCTGCGATTGTACGGTGCTCAACCTGCGCTTCGGTGCGCGCCTGCTCGTACAGCGTGTCGTCGATTCTAACTGGCATACCCATTTTGGCTCTCCCAATAACATTTACTACAAAAGTAGCGACATTGTAGACCCGAAGGACTGAATATGGCAACCACCATCGGCACCATCGAAATCGAGATGGCCGCGAATATCGCGCGTCTGTCTGCCGATCTCGGGGCCGCACGCAATGAAGTCAATCGCACCATGGGTGAGATTCAGCGTTCGGTGTCCAGCATGCAGGATGGCATCCAGTCTGGCATGAATGGTGTCACGGCAGCGTTTGGCAAGGTGAATGTTGCCCTCGCAGCCATCACCACGGCACTGGCCGGAGGTGCTGCCTTCAAGAGTGCC from Ferriphaselus amnicola includes these protein-coding regions:
- the gp17 gene encoding tail completion protein gp17 gives rise to the protein MKSETVIKSLLDVSVDLTALVGTRIYLDTRPEADLLPAVVFELISDRPDTPAFPGTNSEMCTARMQVNCLARTAESAVALREAVKAACHLHYGVINGIAVTACLQDQCGADSYDALVDIYTKPVDFILRYLR
- a CDS encoding type II toxin-antitoxin system RelE/ParE family toxin, producing the protein MSYTVEQTRRFARQYKKLHDNVAADVDNAVELVAEKPSIGERKKGDLAELLVYKFRSQGQLYLLGYTLDEGVQLVYLEAIGSHENFYRDLKR
- a CDS encoding HK97-gp10 family putative phage morphogenesis protein; the protein is MTDFKINGLAELQKLLDELPARIEANVVRGGVRAGARVIADEAKRLCPIGGVENSTRAGEQPGALRDSIRVSAKSQRGRVTATIKAGGKNGVFYAGMVEYGTARHLIKPKNRKSLLLAGVARETVQHPGAKKKPFMRPALDGKAADAVETMADYARTRLPLEIEKMK
- a CDS encoding phage head closure protein, with product MSVRVSAGRLDRRITLQQKTITRGNLGGHQEVWTDIATVWAEVRELSGREIFNAKAVGSSATRMITLRHRADVHADQRVVFSDGRIARIEWLRRTERHEYLELYCLDLDD
- a CDS encoding ParD-like family protein gives rise to the protein MGMPVRIDDTLYEQARTEAQVEHRTIAGQIEYWAMVGRASLDNPDLPVSFVAEALASMREPRDQATPFVPRSRRA